Proteins encoded by one window of Motilibacter rhizosphaerae:
- a CDS encoding DUF6584 family protein: MVVEAALADVAAGRPWAARDRLRSALVRDRTNPRLHDLLGEVLFAMGDLPAAGLAWFLSSRENADPSAVVAFEAMRGYYRKPQHLARSLRLRVDPSSYSAAARRRIEALQEELSTHGWVWLPPAPPRHVRDLRPTWSPEDGVEPVLANVLGLQWRARARRTTTALESALEDARERVSQFSDDELAALQPVTWAYPAPPHWTMQVKVRPWGARRDACSVLLRAEGWRGVAVLRSGGVLTVPFGRPPNS; the protein is encoded by the coding sequence GTGGTGGTGGAGGCGGCGCTGGCCGATGTGGCGGCGGGGAGGCCGTGGGCGGCCCGCGACCGTCTACGCAGTGCCCTCGTGCGGGACCGAACGAACCCTCGGCTCCACGATCTGCTGGGTGAGGTGCTCTTCGCGATGGGCGACCTCCCGGCGGCAGGGCTCGCGTGGTTCCTGTCGTCGCGCGAGAACGCGGATCCCTCGGCGGTCGTCGCGTTCGAGGCGATGCGGGGGTACTACCGGAAGCCGCAGCATCTGGCTCGCTCGCTGCGTCTCAGGGTGGACCCGTCGTCGTACTCTGCGGCGGCGCGGCGGCGGATCGAGGCGCTTCAGGAGGAGTTGAGCACTCACGGTTGGGTGTGGCTGCCGCCGGCACCCCCGCGCCACGTGCGTGACCTCAGACCTACGTGGTCCCCTGAGGACGGTGTGGAGCCGGTCCTGGCAAACGTTCTTGGCCTGCAGTGGCGTGCTCGCGCTAGGCGCACCACCACAGCGCTGGAGTCGGCGCTCGAGGACGCCCGTGAGCGGGTCAGCCAGTTCAGCGATGACGAGCTCGCCGCACTGCAGCCGGTGACCTGGGCGTACCCTGCGCCGCCGCACTGGACGATGCAGGTGAAGGTGCGCCCGTGGGGGGCGAGGCGCGACGCCTGTTCCGTCCTGCTCCGCGCGGAGGGATGGCGCGGAGTGGCGGTCCTTCGTTCCGGCGGGGTCCTGACCGTAC